Proteins from one Ramlibacter sp. PS4R-6 genomic window:
- a CDS encoding ATP-binding protein, whose protein sequence is MAAVLPLEGAALPAAPARPRQRSRARFSFGKYREIIIAVAFFLLFDIGVLVLNFYTSFKIDQDTVAINLAGRQRYVSQRIARTLLELDAARVAGRPYKPETLSELRAGTKIWQASHIAFREGATIPGGDGKPVRLEPVTSPRGRELEAAMDALWVPYYAKLQPLMADGFSLDELASALAYSQANNIALLNKANEFVTETQALGASRASTLRMVQTAGVLLALLNFVFILFKFLGRLQTSDAAIEAANEENREILASVREGLFLITPDFRLGSQLSQSAHALFGRPLAPGDDFFALLQPLVSAKTLGDARDYVQLLFSPHVKEALVQGINPLSEVEATVRNRLGQDTARHLSFHFNRVQEGDAVIHLLVTVQDISERIELLAKLRAERQRSQKEFGMLLKAVDADPALLRQFVAAAETSLLEINDLMRSTSAAHGEAGILVRMNEIARRMHTIKGDAAALGLEMIAIQAHAFETELQRLRDSGSDLGAGLLALPLPLEELLARVGALKAMTATRTEAPAAPEAVNDALARLACETAAGQGKEVEPMVRMSALADLEPTTAALVRDVAVQLVRNAVAHGIETPAVRATAGKPGPGKVQVQLLRAESEWTLAVRDDGAGLSADRVREKLLQLGWYTSEQLASFDDRQIVAHIFKPGFSTAPAVSMHAGRGVGLDVVQESVRRLAARIVLSSTPGQFTEFRIRFA, encoded by the coding sequence ATGGCAGCAGTCCTACCCCTCGAAGGCGCGGCGCTTCCGGCCGCGCCCGCCCGCCCGCGGCAGCGCAGCCGCGCGCGGTTCTCGTTCGGCAAGTACCGCGAGATCATCATCGCGGTCGCCTTCTTCCTGCTGTTCGACATCGGCGTGCTGGTGCTGAACTTCTACACGTCGTTCAAGATCGACCAGGACACGGTGGCCATCAACCTGGCCGGCCGCCAGCGCTACGTCTCGCAGCGCATAGCGCGCACCCTGCTTGAGCTGGACGCGGCACGCGTGGCGGGCCGCCCGTACAAGCCCGAAACACTCTCCGAACTGCGCGCCGGCACGAAGATCTGGCAGGCCTCGCACATCGCCTTCCGCGAAGGCGCGACCATCCCGGGCGGCGACGGCAAGCCCGTGCGGCTGGAGCCCGTGACGTCGCCGCGCGGCCGCGAGCTCGAAGCCGCCATGGACGCGCTGTGGGTCCCGTATTACGCCAAGCTGCAACCGCTCATGGCCGACGGCTTCAGCCTCGACGAGCTGGCCTCGGCGCTCGCGTACAGCCAGGCGAACAACATCGCCCTTCTCAACAAGGCCAACGAGTTCGTCACCGAAACGCAGGCGCTGGGCGCCTCGCGCGCCAGCACCTTGCGGATGGTGCAGACCGCCGGCGTGCTGCTGGCCCTGCTCAACTTCGTGTTCATCCTGTTCAAGTTCCTGGGCCGGCTGCAGACGTCGGACGCGGCCATCGAGGCCGCGAACGAGGAGAACCGCGAAATCCTCGCCAGCGTGCGCGAGGGCCTGTTCCTCATCACGCCCGACTTCCGCCTCGGCTCGCAGCTGTCGCAGTCCGCGCACGCGTTGTTCGGGCGCCCGCTCGCGCCCGGCGACGACTTCTTCGCGCTGCTGCAGCCGCTGGTCTCCGCCAAGACGCTGGGCGATGCGCGCGACTACGTGCAGCTGCTGTTCTCGCCGCACGTGAAGGAGGCGCTGGTGCAGGGCATCAACCCGCTCTCCGAGGTCGAGGCCACGGTGCGCAACCGCCTCGGCCAGGACACGGCGCGCCACCTCTCGTTCCACTTCAACCGCGTGCAGGAAGGCGACGCGGTGATCCACCTGCTCGTCACCGTGCAGGACATCTCCGAGCGCATCGAGCTGCTGGCCAAGCTGCGGGCCGAGCGGCAGCGCTCGCAGAAGGAATTCGGCATGCTGCTCAAGGCGGTCGACGCCGACCCGGCGCTGCTGCGCCAGTTCGTCGCCGCCGCCGAGACCTCGCTGCTGGAGATCAACGACCTGATGCGCAGCACGTCGGCGGCGCACGGCGAGGCCGGGATCCTTGTCCGCATGAACGAGATCGCGCGCCGCATGCACACGATCAAGGGCGACGCCGCGGCGTTGGGCCTGGAGATGATCGCGATCCAGGCGCACGCCTTCGAGACCGAGCTGCAGCGACTGCGCGACTCCGGCAGCGACCTGGGTGCGGGCCTGCTCGCGCTGCCCCTGCCGCTGGAGGAGCTTCTCGCCCGCGTCGGCGCGCTGAAGGCCATGACCGCGACGCGCACGGAGGCCCCTGCGGCGCCGGAAGCCGTCAACGATGCGCTCGCGCGCCTCGCCTGCGAAACGGCCGCCGGGCAAGGCAAGGAGGTCGAGCCGATGGTGCGCATGTCCGCCCTGGCCGATCTCGAACCCACCACGGCCGCGTTGGTGCGCGATGTCGCCGTCCAGCTCGTGCGCAACGCCGTCGCCCACGGGATCGAGACGCCGGCGGTGCGCGCCACCGCCGGCAAGCCGGGCCCCGGCAAGGTCCAGGTGCAGTTGCTGCGCGCCGAATCGGAATGGACGCTCGCCGTGCGCGACGACGGGGCCGGGCTGTCGGCCGATCGCGTGCGCGAGAAGCTCCTGCAACTGGGCTGGTACACGTCGGAGCAGCTGGCGAGCTTCGACGACCGCCAGATCGTCGCGCACATCTTCAAGCCCGGCTTCTCCACCGCCCCTGCCGTGTCGATGCACGCCGGCCGCGGCGTGGGCCTGGACGTGGTGCAGGAGAGCGTGCGCCGGCTGGCGGCGCGCATCGTCCTGAGCTCGACGCCGGGCCAGTTCACCGAGTTCCGAATCCGCTTTGCCTGA
- a CDS encoding chemotaxis protein CheX, which translates to MDNLRDTELKLFVDSVRHYFRVSTKEEPQITSAFLDTGDVEAFDFNGIVTFSGSYHGHVMVSMPQQLLRELLILQGETDLSDGNLLDAAGEIANTLGGNARKELGPALEISVPVKLLGTSGIRARVRKRPCVITLRWNRQPALVVIDMEKRA; encoded by the coding sequence ATGGACAACCTGCGCGATACCGAGCTGAAGCTCTTCGTGGATTCCGTGCGGCACTACTTCCGGGTGAGCACGAAGGAGGAGCCGCAGATCACCTCGGCCTTCCTCGACACCGGCGACGTCGAGGCTTTCGACTTCAACGGCATCGTGACGTTCTCCGGTTCGTACCATGGCCACGTCATGGTCTCGATGCCGCAGCAGCTGCTGCGCGAGCTGCTGATCCTGCAGGGCGAGACCGACCTGTCCGACGGCAACCTCCTGGACGCCGCAGGCGAGATCGCCAACACGCTGGGCGGCAACGCGCGCAAGGAGCTCGGCCCGGCGCTGGAGATTTCGGTGCCGGTGAAGCTGCTCGGCACCTCGGGCATCCGGGCCCGCGTGCGCAAGCGGCCTTGCGTCATCACGCTGCGCTGGAACCGCCAGCCGGCGCTGGTGGTGATCGACATGGAGAAGCGCGCGTAG
- a CDS encoding type IV pili methyl-accepting chemotaxis transducer N-terminal domain-containing protein has translation MTTVLLIQPTQGPLPSLAADCAAAGFGVLGPVECADMVRDALRNDPDVVLCWQPRADAAFLDALRTLRAQRPLPVAVFTQDADAQWMNDALEAGADAWVVQGYAPQRLRPLVQLAQARHARERKLREELAEVGARLEERKLVDKAKGILMRSRQMSEDEAFQLLRTASMQGKQRVGQVSQHVIDAALAAGAINRAGQQRMLSQRLVKLYALACSGTEAASAALLMKQSVARVDENLAHLDKALSAATYGDLLAAARTGWAPLKKMLSAAPAAAQLPDLDARAEAMLQQADALVAALEASGLAATAGVVNVSGRQRMLSQRFAKCALLGSSEGARAAAAAFEEGMAALAEAPLTSTQIRQGMGDAREAWVRLQEGVRQAGQPAGRLAIASASEELLALFDQLTEAYEHSLQVLLG, from the coding sequence GTGACGACCGTCTTGTTGATCCAGCCAACGCAAGGCCCGCTGCCCTCGCTGGCGGCCGACTGCGCCGCAGCCGGGTTTGGTGTGCTCGGCCCCGTCGAGTGCGCGGACATGGTGCGCGATGCGCTGCGCAACGACCCCGACGTCGTGCTGTGCTGGCAGCCGCGCGCCGATGCGGCGTTCCTCGATGCGCTGCGAACGTTGCGGGCGCAACGACCGCTGCCCGTGGCCGTCTTCACCCAGGATGCGGACGCGCAGTGGATGAACGATGCCCTGGAGGCGGGCGCCGATGCCTGGGTGGTGCAAGGCTATGCGCCGCAGCGCCTGCGGCCGCTGGTGCAACTGGCGCAGGCGCGGCACGCGCGCGAACGCAAGCTGCGCGAGGAACTGGCCGAGGTCGGCGCGCGCCTCGAGGAACGCAAGCTCGTCGACAAGGCCAAGGGCATCCTGATGCGCTCGCGCCAGATGTCGGAAGACGAGGCCTTCCAGCTGCTGCGCACCGCATCGATGCAGGGCAAGCAGCGCGTGGGGCAGGTGTCGCAGCACGTGATCGACGCGGCGCTCGCGGCCGGCGCGATCAACCGCGCGGGCCAGCAGCGCATGCTGTCGCAGCGGCTGGTGAAGCTTTACGCGCTGGCCTGCAGCGGTACCGAGGCGGCTTCCGCGGCGTTGTTGATGAAGCAATCGGTGGCCCGCGTCGACGAGAACCTGGCCCACCTCGACAAGGCGCTGTCCGCGGCGACCTACGGTGACCTGCTCGCCGCCGCGCGCACGGGCTGGGCCCCGCTGAAGAAGATGCTCTCGGCCGCGCCGGCCGCCGCGCAGCTGCCCGACCTCGACGCCAGGGCCGAGGCGATGCTGCAGCAGGCCGACGCGCTGGTCGCCGCGCTCGAAGCCTCGGGCCTCGCGGCCACCGCGGGCGTGGTCAACGTGTCGGGCCGCCAGCGCATGCTGTCGCAGCGCTTTGCCAAGTGCGCGCTGCTCGGCTCGAGTGAGGGCGCGCGCGCCGCCGCGGCGGCGTTCGAGGAAGGCATGGCGGCGCTGGCCGAAGCGCCGCTCACCAGCACGCAGATCCGCCAGGGCATGGGCGATGCGCGCGAGGCGTGGGTGCGCCTGCAGGAGGGCGTGCGCCAGGCAGGCCAGCCGGCCGGGCGCCTGGCCATCGCCTCCGCGAGCGAGGAGCTGTTGGCCCTGTTCGACCAGCTGACGGAAGCGTACGAACACAGCCTGCAGGTCCTCCTGGGCTAG
- the ntrB gene encoding nitrate ABC transporter permease has translation MQTAETIEMLPLAPAGPGAVVQALRNTARVFMTHVLPPLVVIGLLLAIWQMLGSRPGAALPAPTKVVQDCWELIAHPFYDRGGNDVGIAWQLLASLKRVAYGYSLAVIAGVSLGVLVGQSTWALRGLDPIFQVLRTVPPLAWLPISLAGFRDGHPSAIFVIFITSIWPIIINTSIGIRNIPDDYRNVAKVVRLNGVEYFIKIMLPAAAPFIFSGLRIGVGLSWLAIIAAEMLIGGVGIGFFIWDAWNSSRISDIILALLYVGLVGFTLDRIVAFIGRKVTRGTAAS, from the coding sequence ATGCAGACCGCTGAAACGATCGAGATGCTGCCGCTCGCGCCCGCGGGCCCCGGCGCGGTGGTGCAGGCCCTGCGCAACACGGCGCGCGTGTTCATGACGCACGTGCTGCCGCCCCTGGTCGTCATCGGCCTGCTGCTGGCGATCTGGCAGATGCTGGGCTCGCGCCCGGGCGCCGCGCTGCCGGCGCCCACCAAGGTCGTCCAGGACTGCTGGGAGCTGATCGCCCACCCGTTCTACGACCGCGGCGGCAACGACGTGGGCATCGCGTGGCAGCTGCTGGCCAGCCTCAAGCGCGTGGCCTACGGCTACTCGCTGGCGGTGATCGCAGGGGTGAGCCTGGGTGTGCTGGTGGGCCAGTCGACCTGGGCGCTGCGCGGCCTCGACCCGATCTTCCAGGTGCTGCGCACCGTGCCGCCGCTCGCGTGGCTGCCGATTTCGCTCGCCGGCTTCCGCGACGGCCATCCCAGCGCGATCTTCGTCATCTTCATCACGTCGATCTGGCCGATCATCATCAACACCTCCATCGGCATCCGCAACATCCCCGACGACTACCGCAACGTCGCCAAGGTGGTGCGCCTGAACGGCGTGGAGTACTTCATCAAGATCATGCTGCCGGCGGCGGCGCCCTTCATCTTCTCGGGGCTGCGCATCGGCGTCGGCCTGTCGTGGCTGGCGATCATCGCCGCCGAGATGCTGATCGGCGGCGTGGGCATCGGCTTCTTCATCTGGGACGCGTGGAACAGCTCGCGCATCAGCGACATCATCCTGGCGCTCCTGTACGTGGGCCTGGTCGGCTTCACGCTGGACCGCATCGTCGCCTTCATCGGCCGCAAGGTCACCCGCGGCACCGCGGCCAGCTAA
- a CDS encoding response regulator transcription factor, translated as MRLLIVDDSNMIRSRISRVVSTGGMTNVTLVGLARNGLEAVRIANSTRPDVVTMDLTMPEMDGVQCITQLLRNQPKLNILVVSALSDKSTAIAALKLGARGFVSKPFTDDELRLALLEVAEQR; from the coding sequence ATGCGACTGCTCATCGTCGACGACTCCAACATGATCCGCTCGCGGATCTCGCGCGTCGTCTCCACCGGCGGCATGACCAACGTCACGCTGGTCGGCCTCGCGCGCAACGGCCTCGAAGCCGTGCGCATCGCCAATTCCACGCGCCCGGACGTGGTCACGATGGACCTGACGATGCCCGAGATGGACGGCGTGCAGTGCATCACGCAGCTGCTGCGCAACCAGCCGAAGCTGAACATCCTCGTGGTGAGCGCGCTGTCGGACAAGTCCACCGCGATCGCGGCGCTGAAACTCGGCGCCCGCGGCTTCGTCTCCAAACCCTTCACCGACGACGAGCTGCGCCTGGCGCTGCTCGAAGTCGCCGAGCAGCGCTGA
- a CDS encoding nitrate- and nitrite sensing domain-containing protein, with protein MKSALSHLLAARRCEIDELERLAHTSELVGVIGRFIHALQRERGMSNIFLASRGERFAAMRLEQIPECDALQAVVVASFDRLALDAGAVRNGARVFNRIAIALDALDGLPQLRTRIAARAISARDATAVLVRLIASLLGVVFEAVDSAGDAEISRALVAMFHFMQGKEYAGQERAHGAAVFAVGRIDAPGHERWRLLIDQQQHCLDVFQEFADPKVTAAELASCDHRTLVQIERMRRIGQSLGGMPMDESLVDAWYECCTERLDAMRTVEDVLAGHLRVLCGRKVGEARDALRDEQSTLDSLHREAAGGPSGPPIGPQLERSVIDMVHEQALRLQEMHDELETARSALNERKLIERAKGILMAHRHISEEEAHRTLRQMAMNQKRRVADIAQALLAMAEVLPGR; from the coding sequence GTGAAGTCCGCCCTCAGCCACCTGCTCGCCGCCCGCCGCTGCGAAATCGACGAGCTCGAAAGGCTCGCGCACACCAGCGAGCTCGTCGGCGTGATCGGCCGCTTCATCCATGCCCTGCAGCGCGAGCGCGGCATGTCGAACATCTTCCTGGCCTCGCGCGGGGAACGCTTCGCGGCCATGCGCCTGGAGCAGATCCCCGAGTGCGACGCGCTGCAGGCCGTGGTGGTGGCCAGCTTCGACCGCCTCGCGCTGGATGCCGGCGCGGTGCGCAACGGTGCGCGCGTGTTCAACCGCATCGCCATCGCGCTCGATGCGCTCGACGGCCTGCCGCAGCTGCGCACGCGCATCGCGGCGCGCGCCATCTCGGCGCGCGATGCCACCGCCGTCCTGGTCCGCCTCATCGCAAGCCTTCTGGGCGTGGTGTTCGAGGCGGTTGACAGCGCCGGCGACGCCGAGATCTCGCGCGCACTGGTGGCGATGTTCCATTTCATGCAAGGCAAGGAGTACGCCGGCCAGGAGCGCGCGCACGGCGCGGCCGTGTTCGCCGTGGGGCGCATCGACGCCCCGGGCCACGAGCGCTGGCGCCTGCTGATCGACCAGCAGCAGCACTGCCTGGACGTCTTCCAGGAGTTCGCCGACCCCAAGGTCACCGCCGCCGAGCTCGCCAGCTGCGACCACCGCACGCTCGTGCAAATCGAGCGCATGCGGCGCATCGGGCAGTCGCTGGGCGGCATGCCCATGGACGAGTCGCTCGTCGACGCCTGGTACGAGTGCTGCACGGAGCGCCTGGACGCCATGCGCACGGTGGAGGACGTGCTGGCCGGCCACCTGCGCGTGCTGTGCGGACGCAAGGTCGGCGAGGCGCGCGACGCGCTGCGCGACGAGCAGTCCACGCTCGACAGCCTGCACCGCGAGGCGGCCGGCGGCCCGTCGGGCCCGCCGATCGGCCCGCAACTGGAACGCTCGGTGATCGACATGGTGCACGAGCAGGCCTTGCGCCTGCAGGAGATGCACGACGAGCTCGAAACCGCGCGCAGCGCATTGAACGAGCGCAAGCTCATCGAGCGCGCCAAGGGCATCCTCATGGCCCACCGCCACATCAGCGAGGAGGAGGCGCACCGCACGCTGCGCCAGATGGCGATGAACCAGAAGCGCCGCGTGGCCGACATCGCGCAGGCCCTGCTCGCCATGGCCGAGGTCCTCCCCGGCCGCTGA
- the tsaD gene encoding tRNA (adenosine(37)-N6)-threonylcarbamoyltransferase complex transferase subunit TsaD: MKVLGIESSCDETGVALVEGGGAGVPRLLADALHSQVEMHQAYGGVVPELASRDHIRRVLPLAESVLAKAQADVRDIDVVAYTRGPGLAGALLVGAGVACALGAALGKPVLGVHHLEGHLLSPFLSQDPPQFPFVALLVSGGHTQLMRVDGVGRYEMLGETIDDAAGEAFDKTAKLLGLGYPGGPALAKLAEQGDPQAFKLPRPLMHSGDLDFSFAGLKTAVLTQVKKLGADLEARKADLAASTQAAIVDVLVRKSIDALERSAMNRLVVAGGVGANALLRTRLDAECARRSVRVHYPELRLCTDNGAMIAMAAAMRLDAGVERATEVYAFDVKPRWPLSELSKDTGSRPSPG; the protein is encoded by the coding sequence GTGAAAGTCCTGGGAATCGAATCGTCGTGCGACGAGACCGGCGTGGCGCTCGTCGAGGGCGGCGGTGCGGGCGTGCCGCGGTTGCTGGCGGATGCCTTGCACAGCCAGGTCGAGATGCACCAGGCCTACGGCGGCGTGGTGCCGGAGCTGGCGAGTCGCGACCACATCCGCCGCGTGCTGCCGCTGGCGGAGTCGGTGCTGGCGAAGGCGCAAGCCGATGTGCGTGACATCGATGTCGTTGCCTACACGCGCGGCCCCGGCCTTGCGGGCGCGCTGCTGGTGGGCGCGGGCGTTGCCTGCGCGCTCGGCGCGGCGCTGGGCAAGCCGGTGCTGGGCGTGCATCACCTGGAGGGGCACTTGCTGTCGCCCTTCCTGTCGCAGGACCCGCCGCAGTTTCCCTTCGTCGCGCTGCTGGTTTCGGGCGGCCACACGCAACTGATGCGCGTCGACGGCGTCGGGCGCTACGAGATGCTCGGCGAGACCATCGACGATGCGGCGGGCGAGGCGTTCGACAAGACGGCGAAGCTGCTCGGCCTGGGTTACCCGGGCGGGCCGGCGCTGGCGAAGCTCGCGGAGCAGGGTGACCCGCAGGCCTTCAAGCTGCCGCGCCCGCTGATGCACAGCGGCGACCTCGACTTCTCATTCGCGGGCCTGAAGACGGCCGTGCTCACGCAGGTGAAGAAGCTGGGCGCGGACCTGGAAGCGCGCAAGGCCGACCTGGCGGCGTCGACGCAGGCCGCGATCGTGGACGTGCTGGTGCGCAAGTCGATCGATGCGCTGGAGCGCAGCGCGATGAACCGGCTGGTGGTGGCGGGCGGCGTCGGCGCCAACGCGCTGTTGCGCACGCGCCTGGATGCGGAGTGCGCGCGGCGCAGCGTGCGCGTGCACTACCCCGAGCTGCGCCTGTGCACCGACAACGGCGCGATGATCGCGATGGCCGCCGCGATGCGCCTGGACGCGGGCGTGGAAAGGGCCACGGAGGTTTACGCGTTCGACGTGAAACCCCGGTGGCCCTTGAGCGAGCTGTCGAAAGACACTGGATCCCGGCCTTCGCCGGGATGA
- a CDS encoding ABC transporter ATP-binding protein, translating to MSYLTLSQVDMVFGTGPTANPVLSGIDLQVRQGEFISLIGHSGCGKSTVLNIVAGLLKATSGGVILDGREVNAPGPDRAVVFQNHSLLPWLTVYQNVEIAVDKIFRDTKTRAERREWILHNLRMVHMEHALDRLPSQISGGMKQRVGIARALAMEPKVLLLDEPFGALDALTRAHLQDEVIRIQSELGNTVLMITHDVDEAVLLSDRVVMMTNGPSATIGQILAIDLPRPRNRIQLAENATYNHCRQEILSFLYEKQRKVESIVAKPVKAAKERVARA from the coding sequence ATGTCCTACCTCACGCTCTCGCAGGTCGACATGGTGTTCGGCACGGGCCCCACGGCCAACCCGGTGCTGAGCGGCATCGACCTGCAGGTCCGGCAAGGCGAATTCATCTCGCTCATCGGCCACTCGGGATGCGGCAAGTCCACCGTGCTGAACATCGTCGCGGGGCTGCTCAAGGCCACCAGCGGCGGCGTGATCCTCGACGGCCGCGAAGTGAACGCGCCGGGCCCCGACCGCGCCGTCGTGTTCCAGAACCATTCGCTGCTGCCCTGGCTCACGGTCTACCAGAACGTGGAGATCGCGGTCGACAAGATCTTCCGCGACACCAAGACCCGCGCCGAGCGCCGCGAGTGGATCCTGCACAACCTGCGCATGGTGCACATGGAGCACGCGCTGGACCGCCTGCCCTCGCAGATCTCCGGCGGCATGAAGCAGCGCGTGGGCATCGCCCGGGCGCTGGCGATGGAGCCGAAGGTGCTGCTGCTCGACGAGCCCTTCGGCGCGCTCGACGCCCTGACGCGCGCCCACCTGCAGGACGAGGTGATCCGCATCCAGTCCGAGCTGGGCAACACCGTGCTGATGATCACGCACGACGTGGACGAGGCCGTGCTGCTGTCGGACCGCGTGGTGATGATGACGAACGGGCCGTCGGCCACGATCGGGCAGATCCTCGCCATCGACCTACCGCGCCCGCGCAACCGCATCCAGCTGGCCGAGAACGCCACCTACAACCACTGCCGGCAGGAAATCCTGTCGTTCCTGTACGAGAAGCAGCGCAAGGTGGAATCCATCGTCGCCAAGCCGGTCAAGGCCGCGAAGGAACGGGTCGCCCGCGCCTGA
- a CDS encoding CmpA/NrtA family ABC transporter substrate-binding protein, with amino-acid sequence MEKTDTRAANLSRRSIIKGAAALGAAGTIGALVPLRARAQGTALETKAAKLGFIALTDAAPLFVADEKGFFKKHGMTEVEVAKQSSWGATRDNLVLGSKASGIDGAHILTPMPYLITTGATTANNVQVPINILARLNLGGQCISVADEYKALKVGLDAKEFGKALLAKRLKTGKPVNAAMTFPGGTHDMWMRYWMAANGVDPNRDINTITVPPPQMVANMKVGSMDTFCVCEPWNLQLIHQKIGYTALTTSELWMNHPEKAFAMRADYVQANPNATKALLKAIMEAQMFCEDPKNRAEVAEICSRRRWINAPLEDIVDRLKGDFDYGTGRVEKNSKFQMRYWADNASYPYQSHDLWFLTENQRWGYLPPNLDTKSLIAKVNREDIWRTAAKELGVADKDIPKSTSRGIEKFFDGKVFDPANPKKYLDSLSIKYIKSA; translated from the coding sequence ATGGAAAAGACCGACACCCGCGCCGCGAACCTTTCGCGCCGCTCGATCATCAAGGGCGCGGCCGCGCTCGGCGCAGCCGGCACGATCGGCGCACTCGTCCCGCTGCGCGCGCGCGCACAAGGCACGGCGCTGGAAACCAAGGCCGCCAAGCTCGGCTTCATCGCGCTCACCGACGCCGCCCCGCTCTTCGTCGCCGACGAGAAGGGCTTCTTCAAGAAGCACGGCATGACGGAAGTCGAGGTCGCCAAGCAATCCTCGTGGGGCGCCACGCGCGACAACCTCGTGCTCGGCTCGAAGGCCAGCGGCATCGACGGCGCGCACATCCTCACGCCAATGCCCTACCTGATCACCACGGGTGCGACAACGGCCAACAACGTGCAGGTGCCGATCAACATCCTGGCGCGCCTGAACCTGGGCGGCCAGTGCATTTCGGTGGCCGACGAATACAAGGCCCTCAAGGTCGGCCTCGACGCCAAGGAGTTTGGCAAGGCCCTGCTGGCCAAGCGCCTGAAGACCGGCAAGCCGGTGAACGCGGCGATGACCTTCCCCGGCGGCACGCACGACATGTGGATGCGCTACTGGATGGCCGCGAACGGCGTGGACCCCAACCGCGACATCAACACCATCACGGTGCCGCCGCCCCAGATGGTGGCGAACATGAAGGTGGGCAGCATGGACACCTTCTGCGTGTGCGAGCCGTGGAACCTGCAATTGATCCACCAGAAGATCGGCTACACGGCGCTCACCACCAGCGAGCTGTGGATGAACCACCCGGAGAAGGCGTTCGCGATGCGCGCCGACTACGTGCAGGCCAACCCGAACGCGACCAAGGCGCTGCTCAAGGCGATCATGGAAGCGCAGATGTTCTGCGAAGACCCGAAGAACCGCGCCGAGGTCGCCGAGATCTGCTCGCGCCGCCGCTGGATCAACGCGCCGCTGGAAGACATCGTCGACCGCCTGAAGGGCGACTTCGACTACGGCACGGGCCGCGTCGAGAAGAACAGCAAGTTCCAGATGCGCTACTGGGCCGACAACGCGAGCTACCCGTACCAGTCGCACGACCTGTGGTTCCTCACCGAGAACCAGCGCTGGGGCTACCTGCCGCCCAACCTCGACACCAAGTCGCTCATCGCCAAGGTGAACCGCGAGGACATCTGGCGCACCGCGGCCAAGGAACTGGGCGTGGCGGACAAGGACATCCCGAAGTCCACGTCGCGCGGCATCGAGAAGTTCTTCGACGGCAAGGTGTTCGATCCGGCCAACCCGAAGAAGTACCTCGACAGCCTGTCCATCAAGTACATCAAGTCGGCCTGA